One Methanocalculus natronophilus DNA segment encodes these proteins:
- the pyrE gene encoding orotate phosphoribosyltransferase: protein MVDDIAQMLIRHRAIEFGDFTLASGQKSTYYVDIKHSVTEPALLSALGRAVAERFEFDVIAGVAVGGVPLAVSVSLASNKPYAIIRATDRDHGKAARVIGDVKGKRVLLIEDVTTSGGSAIYGVEELRKAGAVIDRVVTIVDREQGAESLLARHGVALLPLTRVSELMNT from the coding sequence ATGGTAGATGATATAGCGCAGATGCTGATCCGGCATCGTGCAATTGAATTTGGTGACTTTACCCTGGCATCAGGCCAGAAAAGCACCTATTATGTGGATATTAAGCATTCAGTGACAGAGCCTGCGCTTCTCTCTGCACTTGGCAGGGCTGTTGCGGAGAGGTTCGAATTCGATGTTATTGCCGGTGTTGCAGTCGGTGGCGTTCCCCTGGCAGTTTCAGTATCGCTTGCTTCCAATAAACCCTATGCAATCATCCGGGCCACCGACCGGGATCATGGAAAGGCTGCGCGGGTCATAGGCGATGTCAAAGGCAAACGGGTTCTTCTCATCGAGGATGTGACCACGTCGGGGGGGTCTGCAATCTATGGTGTGGAAGAGCTGAGAAAGGCTGGAGCTGTCATTGATCGTGTTGTTACAATCGTTGATCGGGAGCAGGGTGCCGAATCGCTTCTTGCCCGGCATGGGGTTGCCCTTCTTCCACTCACGCGGGTCAGCGAACTCATGAATACGTGA
- a CDS encoding CDP-2,3-bis-(O-geranylgeranyl)-sn-glycerol synthase has protein sequence MLPAYLPNPVAAATGGGRPIDGGRVLKDGERIFGDGKTIRGLVIGIGSGLLIGLLQILAYSWLNLTILPEHTLLSVTLLASGALLGDLGKSFIKRRRGIGRGEAWPLADQYDLVLGAFIALLLVYPVWFISTMTFPIILAILVITPLLHRGVNIIGYILGIKEVPW, from the coding sequence ATGCTTCCTGCATATCTCCCAAACCCGGTCGCAGCAGCAACCGGTGGAGGCAGGCCGATAGACGGCGGCAGGGTCTTAAAAGATGGGGAAAGGATATTTGGAGATGGAAAAACCATCCGGGGGCTTGTCATTGGGATTGGCTCTGGTCTTCTGATAGGCCTTCTCCAGATCCTGGCATATTCGTGGCTGAACCTGACAATCCTGCCGGAACATACCCTGCTCTCAGTCACACTTCTGGCATCCGGCGCGCTACTGGGCGATCTCGGGAAGAGCTTTATAAAACGGCGCCGTGGCATCGGGAGGGGCGAGGCATGGCCGCTTGCCGACCAGTACGATCTCGTTCTGGGTGCATTCATCGCGCTTCTGCTTGTATACCCGGTCTGGTTCATAAGCACGATGACATTTCCGATCATCCTGGCAATTCTTGTGATCACCCCGCTTCTGCACCGCGGAGTAAACATTATTGGGTATATACTTGGCATTAAGGAGGTACCATGGTAG